From the genome of Oryza glaberrima chromosome 1, OglaRS2, whole genome shotgun sequence:
AACAACTCTACAAACATTatgtttctccttttttccccctTCTGCAGGGACTATAAAGGGTTTTCTTAAGAAGATCGCACATGCAAACTAACCAATTAAGTTAATCCTGACTAATATAATGGACTGTTTCCCATAAATCAGAAAAACCTTTTCGTAAATTAGACTACAATAATTTGTTTCATGATTGCTAGCAGGAATGAATTGGTTTTCTTTTAATTTGGTAGAGTTTCAAAGATTTCATTCCTGAATAAATAAATGTTTTTGTTAAACATAAAACAATTTAGTAAGTTACTAAAAGGGAGTGTCTAGATTTCTAAGCACGTGaagttttccaaaaaaaaaaaaccaatcacTTTTCTTATCCCTTTGACATTAATACAATGATTTTCGTCACTCCATTACTTATCACTCTCTACTAGTTGAATAAGAAATTATTCCAAcacaaaaatttacaaaatacacacaaataatttaaaaatattaaaattaaagtAAACCATATATAACTATGAAACTGTAGTTAAAATGAACTAAAATTGCACAATGCAAAACACTGCAATTTTAGTCATAGCAATGCGTAAATTTAGATACCTAACGCCTCAAATCTCATAAATCCCTAATAATATAGATAAATAGGTATCTAGCTCCTACAAATTCTTCGAGCTAGAATCGATCTTGCCATATCTTTCTCACCATATCGTTCCTAGAGAAATATATACTCATCTAACTCTAAGAAATCTTTGAGCTTTAACTTCGCCGAATAACCTGAAATGCTTAAAAATAATCAGGCAACCTTCTTACATTGAACAAAAAGCCTTAAGCTCTCAATGCTGAGGCATACGGGCACATAAAAGAACTAAAATTAagcaaaaatagaaaaacaactaCTATGCATCTGTCTATTActtttatactagaaaaaaaagctCGTGCCTTACAATAggtattattgttatacggtttagctaaggtgaaattcactatagaaatttgcttggatattttttttttacaaaatcagaagctgcaattaggagtccaatTATCTCATGTTAGCATACGAGTTTttaaaaagagatttcttatacgactctaactatatttctaaaagcaaaagaacttaaaaaccgacctaaatacggatctgtattttcaaaagtgaacgaGCTTAAAagccgactcaaatacggatgacgtaacAAAGTATcgataaaaatatctttaatttttacaaTATTAGATATATGTTTGAAGCATAACAATATTATCTTCGGAGACAGAGCTTACAATAAAAACAGTTTACCAAACATTAACATATCCAAAGATATTATTACCCCAGCACCAAGCAAAAGCCTGAAACCTTTTCCTGGAGCACTGTGTAGCGGGCCCTCCAAGTACCTAACCCGTTTACCAGTCAGTCACCACCCGCTTGGACTTCGATCccggtgatggtggtggagTGCCGACACAAAAACTGCGCCGCTGCCCACTGCAGCATTGCTCCCTCTCGAGGCCCGgtccaccccaccaccaccatccaccGTAGAATAACGTGAGACGTCTCGTTAGTTAGGACGATTCCGGCAAGAAACCACGTAAAAAACCCCGCAAAACCCCCCAAAACCCAAGCGcacaccaaaccaaaccaaaaacaactccccccccccccccccccccccctttcctCCTGCCTTTCACGCTTCTACCCCCTCTTCCTTCCACGCTTCCACACCGAGCCCCGGATTGCGCCAAAACAAAACGGAAGCCTCCCGTTTTTCTCCTTTCTCCTCACTGTGACGCACTAGTCTTCTTCCCACTCGCGGTCGCGGCGAGTACGTACGCGACCGAATGGtgctcctcctgctgctcctgctcgcgcttccggcggcggcgggcgggctggCGGCGGACGGGCAGGCGCTGCTGGCCTTCAAGGCGGCCGTGCTGCGGGACCCCGAGGGCGCGCTCGCCGACTGggacgcctccaccgccgccgacccctgCGCCTGGAACGGCGTCTCCTGCGGCGCCGGGTCCGGGGCCGGGGGCGCCGACCGCCGCGTCGTGGCGCTGTCCCTCCCGAGGAAGGGCCTCGTGGGCTCCCTCCCGGCGTCGCCGCTCCCGGCCTCGCTCCGCCACCTCAACCTCCGCAGCAACCGCCTCTTCGGCGAGCTCcccgcgccgctcctctccgccgcggcggggctGCAGAGCGTCGTGCTGTACGGGAACGAGCTGTACGGGCCgatcccgccggagctcggcgacCTCCCCTACCTCCAAATCCTCgacctctcctccaactcccTCAACGGCACGCTCCCGCCCGCGATCCTGagatgccgccgcctccgctccctcGCGCTCGGCTGGAACAACCTCACCGGCGCGCTGCCGCAGGGGTTCGCCAGGGGCCTGTCGGCGCTGGAGCACCTCGATTTGTCCCACAACCGCTTCTCCGGCGCCGTCCCGGAGGACATCGGCAACCTGTCCAGGCTCGAGGGGACGGTCGACCTCTCGCACAACCAGTTCTCCGGCCAGATTCCGGCGAGCCTTGGAAGATTGCCGGAGAAGGTCTACATTGATCTCACGTACAACAATCTGTCCGGCCCGATTCCGCAGAATGGGGCGCTGGAGAACCGGGGGCCGACGGCGTTCGTCGGCAACCCGGGCCTCTGCGGGCCGCCGCTCAAGAACCCGTGCTCGCCGGACGCCATGCCGTCGTCCAATCCGTTTGTGCCCAAGGATGGGGGCTCCGGCGCCCCCGGTGCTGGGAAGAACAAGGGGTTGGGGAAGGTTGCCATTGTGGCCGTTGTGCTCAGTGATGTGGTGGGGATTCTGATCATTGCACTGGTGTTCTTCTACTGCTATTGGAGGGCTGTTTCCTCCAAGGAGAAGGGGAATGGTGGGGCTGCTGGTTCTAAGGGGTCCAGGTGTGGCAAGGATTGTGGGTGTTTTAGCCGGGACGAATCCGCCACGCCGTCGGAGCACACCGAGCAGTATGACCTCGTGCCGTTGGACCAGCAAGTGAGGTTCGATCTCGATGAGCTGCTCAAGGCATCAGCATTTGTGCTTGGGAAGAGCGGCATCGGGATCGTGTATAAGGTGGTTCTTGAGGACGGGCTTACGATGGCCGTCAGGCGGCTAGGAGAAGGGGGACTGCAGAGGTTTAAGGAGTTCCAGACTGAGGTTGAGGCCATTGGCAAGGTCCGCCATCCCAGCATTGTTACCTTGAGGGCTTATTACTGGTCTTATGATGAGAAGTTGTTGATATATGATTACATCCCTAATGGCAGCCTCTCTGCAGCAATCCATGGTATGCATTACTTATTTGCTGAGTTTCACATGACTGGTCAATTGGCATAAGAAAAGTGCCACAGTAGAATCACATCTTTGCATATATTATGATTTTGGTTTGTTAATTTATTACACTAGGACTCAAGGACACTAATTAGGTATGCTTTTGGCCAATAACTCTTCACTCTGCTCTAGAAATTAGTACTAGGAATTCAATTTGGATGAACTTCGTCATTTTGCTAGGCGTTTTTTATGCTACCAGCTTATGCAAATTCAGTTCATTCATTCTGAAATAGACTTTTGCTAGTTGGCTGATTCTTATTTTCTAGGATTAGTGCCATGAGCACTCTCTCTGTTCTAAAAAAGTGAGCATTAATTTCAAGCAAGTGATGCCATCACTAAATACTAATACGGTtcggtaattttttttatcggttTCAGGTAAACCTGGGACAATGACATTCACACCATTGCCATGGGATGGACGTCTAAAAATCATGCAAGGGGTTGCAAAGGGGCTATCTTTCTTGCATGAATTTAGCCCTAAAAAGTATGTCCATGGGGACTTAAGGCCAAATAATGTCCTCCTTGGATCAAACATGGAGCCATACATATCAGATTTTGGACTCGGACGGCTTGCAAATATTGCTGGAGGATCACCTTTCACACAATCAGA
Proteins encoded in this window:
- the LOC127760598 gene encoding receptor protein kinase-like protein ZAR1, producing MVLLLLLLLALPAAAGGLAADGQALLAFKAAVLRDPEGALADWDASTAADPCAWNGVSCGAGSGAGGADRRVVALSLPRKGLVGSLPASPLPASLRHLNLRSNRLFGELPAPLLSAAAGLQSVVLYGNELYGPIPPELGDLPYLQILDLSSNSLNGTLPPAILRCRRLRSLALGWNNLTGALPQGFARGLSALEHLDLSHNRFSGAVPEDIGNLSRLEGTVDLSHNQFSGQIPASLGRLPEKVYIDLTYNNLSGPIPQNGALENRGPTAFVGNPGLCGPPLKNPCSPDAMPSSNPFVPKDGGSGAPGAGKNKGLGKVAIVAVVLSDVVGILIIALVFFYCYWRAVSSKEKGNGGAAGSKGSRCGKDCGCFSRDESATPSEHTEQYDLVPLDQQVRFDLDELLKASAFVLGKSGIGIVYKVVLEDGLTMAVRRLGEGGLQRFKEFQTEVEAIGKVRHPSIVTLRAYYWSYDEKLLIYDYIPNGSLSAAIHGKPGTMTFTPLPWDGRLKIMQGVAKGLSFLHEFSPKKYVHGDLRPNNVLLGSNMEPYISDFGLGRLANIAGGSPFTQSDHAGIEKAQSQQSDASVSPLVGKGSCYQAPEALKTLKPSQKWDVYSYGVILLEMITGRSPVVLLETMQMDLVQWVQFCIEEKKPSADVLDPSLARDSEREDEMIAALKVALACVQANPERRPSMRHVAETLDQLNGSG